The following are encoded in a window of Telmatobacter sp. DSM 110680 genomic DNA:
- a CDS encoding prolyl oligopeptidase family serine peptidase, whose product MPVRDTLSSLFVGALIASSACVHLSAQANSALPNTTPAASSPLESTSGYNLPPKNILDVMRAPSPPYPLVSPTEDTILLLSLQDYPSISRVATPFLRLAGVRVEPRNHSKHDTPGGYGITPCADSYDLVQIADHRQTHVELPVGACPGIPVWAADGKRFAFVNLALDSVELWIGDGKTGEVHQVSGVRLNPMFNDAMQWMPDQKRLLVKLVPEGMGAPPPEPVVPIGPSIQETGGEKGQSSTYENRDTLGNKHDEDLFDYYAASQLAIVDTATGTITPVGKPGNYESLSPAPDGQHLLVTAIHKPYSYVTTYDRFPKEVEVWNVSEPSHISVKTIASLPLADRVPIQGVPLGPREFSWRATEPATLVWAEALDGGDWNVKVPARDKIMLQKAPFDSPAQEITRTEQRYEGFNWSDLASVALLNEYDENRHWRRSFIIDVDDQKGKPHLLWDLSTDEHYANPGYPVEHQLANGFSVVRQDGDRIYLSGTGSSPDGDRPFLDRLDLKTLKSERLFRSEKTSYERFLSFTGPNPEIFLTWHQSPVDAPNAFERTLGEPLKGPAGEAAFASTSVAITHIPDATPEVRAIKKRLVKYKRADGLDLSFTLYTPPGYQEGTRVPTILYAYPLDYADPSKAGQVVGSQETFTRLYEYRLLLLGGYAIIDNASFPIVGDPKKAYDTYLEQLVADAKAAVDEAVRLGVADPDRIGVTGHSHGALMTVNLVAHSNLFRAGAATSGSYNKTLTPFGFQNERRSVWEAPDVYMKVSPFFSADKLKIPLLIIHGGEDANPGTTPLQSQKLYEAIRGNGGTARLVILPHEPHWYSAMESNEQLIYEMLRWFDKYVKNAPPR is encoded by the coding sequence AGTCCCCTCGAGAGCACATCAGGGTACAATCTGCCGCCGAAAAACATCCTCGATGTGATGCGAGCGCCCTCTCCGCCCTACCCACTGGTGAGCCCGACAGAGGACACGATTCTACTGTTGTCTCTGCAGGATTATCCCTCGATTTCACGAGTTGCGACGCCCTTCCTGCGACTCGCGGGCGTGCGCGTGGAGCCGAGGAATCACAGCAAGCACGACACCCCGGGCGGTTATGGGATCACTCCATGCGCCGACAGCTACGATTTGGTGCAAATCGCCGACCATAGGCAAACACATGTGGAGCTACCGGTGGGGGCATGCCCGGGCATCCCGGTATGGGCCGCCGACGGAAAACGATTCGCGTTCGTGAATCTAGCGCTGGACTCGGTTGAACTCTGGATCGGCGATGGAAAGACAGGCGAAGTCCATCAGGTATCTGGCGTCCGCCTGAACCCGATGTTCAACGACGCGATGCAATGGATGCCTGATCAGAAGAGGCTTTTGGTGAAGCTGGTGCCCGAGGGAATGGGCGCACCGCCGCCGGAGCCCGTCGTGCCGATTGGCCCGAGCATCCAGGAGACGGGAGGCGAGAAAGGCCAGAGCAGCACTTACGAAAACCGCGACACGCTCGGCAACAAACATGACGAAGATCTCTTCGATTACTATGCGGCTTCGCAACTCGCCATAGTCGATACAGCCACCGGAACGATTACCCCGGTGGGCAAGCCGGGGAATTATGAATCGCTCAGTCCCGCGCCGGATGGACAGCATCTCCTGGTAACTGCGATCCACAAGCCCTACTCGTACGTCACCACGTACGATCGGTTCCCGAAGGAAGTTGAAGTGTGGAACGTATCCGAGCCCTCACACATTTCTGTTAAGACCATCGCATCTCTTCCGCTGGCAGATCGCGTTCCTATTCAGGGCGTTCCGCTGGGTCCGCGGGAGTTCTCCTGGCGTGCGACGGAGCCCGCGACGCTGGTGTGGGCCGAGGCGCTCGATGGCGGCGACTGGAATGTCAAGGTTCCTGCTCGCGACAAGATCATGTTGCAGAAAGCGCCATTTGACTCGCCAGCTCAAGAAATCACGCGCACCGAGCAACGTTATGAAGGCTTTAATTGGAGTGATCTGGCCAGCGTTGCTCTTCTGAACGAATACGACGAGAACCGCCATTGGCGGCGGTCCTTCATCATCGACGTCGATGATCAAAAGGGAAAACCTCACCTGCTCTGGGATCTTTCCACGGACGAGCACTATGCAAATCCCGGCTATCCAGTGGAACACCAGCTCGCGAATGGATTCTCGGTGGTTCGGCAGGACGGAGATCGGATCTATCTGTCGGGAACCGGCTCCTCGCCCGATGGGGACCGGCCGTTTCTTGATCGTCTGGATCTCAAAACCCTGAAATCCGAGCGCCTGTTTCGCAGCGAAAAAACATCCTACGAGCGATTTCTCTCATTTACCGGACCGAACCCGGAAATTTTCCTCACCTGGCACCAATCGCCGGTCGACGCACCGAATGCGTTTGAACGAACACTTGGCGAACCGCTTAAAGGTCCTGCAGGCGAAGCCGCCTTCGCATCCACGAGCGTTGCGATCACCCACATTCCAGACGCGACACCCGAAGTGCGCGCTATCAAAAAGAGACTCGTCAAGTACAAGCGCGCCGACGGGCTGGATCTGTCGTTCACGCTCTACACTCCTCCCGGATATCAGGAAGGCACGCGTGTCCCGACGATTCTTTACGCATATCCGCTGGACTATGCCGACCCTTCAAAGGCTGGTCAGGTTGTAGGTTCGCAAGAGACATTCACGCGACTGTACGAATACAGGCTGCTGCTTCTTGGTGGCTACGCGATCATCGACAATGCTTCGTTTCCCATCGTCGGCGATCCGAAGAAAGCTTACGACACGTATCTGGAACAGCTCGTCGCAGATGCAAAGGCCGCGGTGGACGAGGCGGTGAGGCTTGGCGTCGCCGACCCCGATCGGATCGGGGTGACGGGGCACAGCCACGGCGCCTTGATGACCGTAAACTTGGTAGCGCACTCCAATTTGTTCCGTGCCGGAGCCGCTACCAGCGGCTCCTATAACAAGACGCTCACGCCCTTCGGTTTTCAGAACGAGCGCCGATCGGTTTGGGAAGCACCGGATGTTTATATGAAGGTTTCGCCGTTTTTCTCCGCAGACAAATTGAAGATCCCGCTGCTGATCATCCACGGTGGAGAAGACGCGAATCCCGGGACGACTCCGCTGCAATCGCAAAAGCTTTACGAGGCGATTCGCGGCAATGGCGGTACCGCCCGCTTGGTGATTCTCCCGCACGAGCCGCACTGGTATAGCGCAATGGAGTCGAATGAACAGCTGATTTACGAGATGCTGCGCTGGTTCGACAAATACGTAAAGAACGCGCCCCCGCGATAG
- a CDS encoding GMC family oxidoreductase, protein MLQLNPLRKVYDVCIIGSGAGGGTAAKVLTEGGLNVVMLEAGPRLNPDKDFKEHVWPFQLPHRGVGVGGKQSGIGNEFMAPNGFWEIDGEPYTTAPGSSFRWFRSRIEGGRTNHWGRIALRFGPADFRAHSTDGNGDDWPITYEELAPYYDKVESYIGVFGSKENVPNAPDGVFMPPPKPRCTETLVKRACDKLNITCIPSRLAILTKPLNDRDPCHYCAQCGRGCRTASNFSSSQVMIPPAVATGRLTMIANAMAREIVMGANGKVEAVSYIDKSTKSEQRVYAKSVVVAASACESARLLLNSRSQSFPAGLANSSGVIGRYLTDSVGSDLTGYFPQLERMPAHNHDGVGGMHMYMPWWRFGKKNEFLRGYHIEFGGGRDMPGVGGFDYVCEEEEGYGVSLKQKCRSSYGTFIGFSGRGEMIPNEKSFCELDPEVKDKWGIPVLRFHWHWGENETKMAADMQQTFRSIIEAAGGTVIGGTRRHPQKSSAGASNALEQQPSGRISEGGAIIHELGTVRMGSDPKTSALNKNCQAHDAKNLFVADAAPFVTNPDKNPTLTIMALSWKTSEYLLDQAKRGEL, encoded by the coding sequence ATGCTGCAATTGAATCCGCTCAGAAAAGTGTATGACGTCTGCATCATCGGATCAGGCGCGGGTGGTGGGACCGCTGCGAAGGTGCTGACTGAAGGCGGGCTGAATGTCGTGATGTTGGAGGCCGGACCGCGGCTCAACCCGGATAAAGATTTCAAAGAGCATGTATGGCCATTCCAGCTTCCCCATCGCGGCGTCGGAGTCGGAGGCAAGCAGAGTGGCATCGGCAACGAATTCATGGCGCCCAACGGATTTTGGGAGATCGATGGCGAGCCATACACGACAGCACCCGGCTCATCGTTTCGTTGGTTCCGATCACGCATCGAGGGAGGCCGAACAAATCACTGGGGGCGCATCGCACTCCGGTTTGGCCCCGCTGATTTTCGTGCCCACTCCACCGATGGGAACGGGGACGACTGGCCCATCACATACGAGGAACTTGCGCCCTACTATGACAAGGTGGAATCCTACATCGGCGTGTTCGGCTCCAAGGAGAATGTCCCCAATGCACCAGACGGCGTGTTCATGCCTCCACCCAAGCCGCGATGCACTGAGACCCTTGTAAAGAGGGCCTGCGACAAGCTGAATATCACCTGCATACCGTCGCGCCTCGCCATTCTGACCAAGCCGCTGAATGATCGCGATCCATGTCACTACTGCGCGCAGTGCGGTCGCGGCTGCAGAACCGCTTCGAACTTCAGTTCGAGCCAGGTCATGATTCCTCCCGCAGTGGCAACCGGCCGTCTGACGATGATTGCTAACGCCATGGCCCGCGAAATCGTGATGGGCGCCAACGGTAAAGTCGAAGCCGTCTCCTACATCGACAAGTCCACGAAGAGCGAACAGCGGGTCTATGCCAAGTCTGTCGTAGTCGCAGCGAGTGCCTGCGAGTCCGCGCGCCTGCTATTGAATTCCCGCTCGCAGAGCTTCCCAGCCGGGCTTGCGAATTCCTCAGGTGTCATCGGCCGTTACCTCACCGATTCAGTCGGCAGCGATCTGACAGGTTACTTTCCGCAACTTGAAAGAATGCCGGCGCATAACCACGACGGTGTTGGCGGCATGCACATGTACATGCCATGGTGGCGTTTCGGGAAGAAGAACGAATTTCTCCGTGGATACCACATCGAGTTTGGAGGCGGCCGCGACATGCCAGGCGTCGGCGGCTTCGATTATGTTTGCGAAGAAGAGGAAGGCTACGGCGTCAGCCTGAAACAGAAATGCCGCAGTTCGTACGGAACCTTCATTGGATTCAGCGGGCGTGGCGAAATGATTCCCAACGAGAAGTCCTTCTGCGAACTAGACCCCGAGGTGAAGGACAAGTGGGGCATTCCCGTATTGCGCTTTCACTGGCATTGGGGCGAAAACGAAACCAAAATGGCGGCGGATATGCAGCAGACGTTCCGCTCTATCATCGAGGCCGCAGGTGGAACCGTAATTGGTGGTACCCGGCGGCATCCCCAGAAGAGTAGCGCCGGTGCGAGCAATGCACTCGAACAGCAGCCCTCTGGGCGCATCTCCGAAGGCGGCGCTATCATCCACGAACTCGGCACCGTTCGTATGGGCAGCGACCCAAAGACCTCAGCGCTGAACAAGAATTGCCAGGCTCACGACGCCAAGAATCTCTTTGTGGCCGATGCTGCTCCGTTCGTCACGAATCCCGATAAGAACCCCACATTAACCATCATGGCCCTGTCGTGGAAGACATCTGAGTATTTGCTCGACCAAGCCAAAAGAGGAGAGCTATAG
- a CDS encoding gluconate 2-dehydrogenase subunit 3 family protein, translating into MAADTLTRRAILRSLTIGAVAGSVLRVIPLEAAEYAHNTIESEKTVAQTGAYIPKFFDAQQYKTLQSLCETILPADADSGGAIEAGTPEFIDLLTSENEEYQAKLAGGLKWLDSTCTTRFSGAFLDCTSEQQKEILDLIAYRKSAEQDESLSQPVEFFSFLRKFTADGFFTSKIGIKYLGYKGNTYLTAFPGCPPVPDHESMKSETTIRN; encoded by the coding sequence ATGGCCGCGGATACCCTGACTCGTCGAGCAATCTTGAGATCTCTTACCATCGGGGCCGTTGCAGGTTCCGTTCTCCGCGTCATTCCGCTCGAAGCTGCTGAATACGCACACAACACGATTGAGTCGGAGAAAACAGTCGCCCAAACTGGAGCCTACATTCCGAAGTTTTTTGACGCACAACAATACAAGACCCTGCAGTCGCTCTGCGAGACCATCCTTCCCGCAGACGCAGACTCCGGCGGCGCAATAGAAGCCGGCACTCCGGAATTCATCGACCTGCTTACCAGCGAGAATGAGGAATATCAAGCCAAATTAGCGGGCGGCTTGAAGTGGCTTGACTCTACATGCACGACGCGCTTTAGCGGAGCCTTCCTGGATTGCACATCCGAGCAGCAAAAGGAGATCCTCGACCTCATCGCCTATCGCAAAAGTGCGGAGCAGGACGAGAGTCTCAGTCAGCCGGTCGAATTTTTCTCCTTTTTGCGTAAGTTCACCGCAGACGGATTCTTCACCAGCAAGATCGGGATCAAGTACCTCGGATACAAGGGGAACACGTACCTCACTGCGTTCCCTGGATGCCCACCCGTGCCGGATCATGAGTCCATGAAGTCTGAAACTACAATCAGAAATTAA